One window of Mediterraneibacter butyricigenes genomic DNA carries:
- the murB gene encoding UDP-N-acetylmuramate dehydrogenase, with product MDDKADQNIKQTFEAKLRQLVKQEVLIKEPMAGHVTFRVGGPADYYVRVSDAEELKQVIALCRAREIPWFVLGNGSNLLVGDGGIRGVVLEIQRDYAEVQVDGVKVTAQAGALLSRIAAAALREGLTGFEFAAGIPGTIGGACVMNAGAYGGELKDVLREVKVLTPDGEVKELPAEELQLGYRTSVIPEKGYIVLEATLELKEGKPEEIKAVMEGLKERRIDKQPLEYPSAGSTFKRPEGYFAGKLIQDAGLRGFQVGGAQVAEKHCGFVINKEHATAADILELIRQVQEKVLADSGVKLETEVKKIGEF from the coding sequence ATGGATGATAAGGCAGATCAGAATATAAAGCAAACGTTTGAAGCAAAATTACGTCAGTTGGTCAAACAGGAAGTCCTGATAAAAGAGCCGATGGCGGGGCATGTGACGTTCCGTGTGGGAGGACCGGCAGACTATTATGTGAGAGTGTCGGATGCAGAAGAACTGAAACAGGTGATTGCTTTGTGCAGGGCAAGAGAGATTCCCTGGTTTGTGCTGGGAAATGGAAGCAACCTATTGGTCGGAGATGGCGGCATCCGAGGTGTGGTGCTGGAGATCCAGAGAGATTATGCGGAGGTTCAGGTGGATGGTGTGAAAGTGACTGCTCAGGCGGGAGCGCTTCTTTCCAGAATTGCAGCGGCAGCGCTTCGAGAGGGACTGACCGGGTTTGAGTTTGCGGCAGGAATTCCGGGAACCATCGGAGGAGCATGTGTGATGAATGCCGGAGCTTACGGTGGAGAACTGAAAGACGTTCTGAGAGAAGTCAAAGTCCTGACTCCTGATGGAGAAGTCAAAGAGTTGCCGGCAGAGGAACTGCAGCTTGGCTATCGAACCAGCGTGATCCCGGAAAAAGGCTATATTGTTCTGGAAGCAACTCTGGAATTAAAGGAAGGAAAGCCAGAAGAAATCAAGGCGGTTATGGAGGGTCTGAAAGAACGGCGGATCGACAAACAGCCATTGGAATATCCGAGTGCCGGAAGTACTTTCAAACGTCCTGAGGGATATTTCGCAGGAAAACTGATCCAGGATGCGGGGCTTCGCGGATTTCAGGTCGGTGGTGCGCAGGTGGCAGAAAAACACTGTGGGTTTGTGATCAACAAAGAGCATGCGACAGCAGCGGATATTTTGGAACTGATTCGTCAGGTACAGGAAAAAGTGCTGGCAGATTCCGGAGTAAAGTTGGAAACAGAAGTGAAAAAGATAGGAGAATTTTAA
- the rapZ gene encoding RNase adapter RapZ — protein MRMVIVTGMSGAGKSTALKVLEDTGYFCVDNLPIPLFLKFVEMSAQPDANLDKVAIGIDIRGGRSFARLAEELDVLKEKEIPHEILYLDAGDDVLVKRYKETRRSHPLAKDGRLDKGIAAERKELEFLKMRATYIIDTSNLLTRELNQEIRKIFVEGKEYKNLYVTILSFGFKYGIPSDADLVFDVRFLPNPYYIEELKEKTGQDKVVQQYVMDNDKAPVFLEKVTELLEFLLPNYILEGKNQLVIAVGCTGGKHRSVTLANAIYEKMKEKEDYGFRIEHRDITKDSITKAK, from the coding sequence ATGCGGATGGTGATCGTGACCGGAATGTCCGGGGCAGGAAAAAGTACGGCGTTGAAAGTGTTGGAAGATACCGGCTATTTTTGCGTGGATAATCTTCCGATTCCGCTGTTTTTAAAATTTGTGGAAATGTCGGCACAGCCGGACGCTAATCTGGACAAAGTAGCGATCGGGATCGATATCCGGGGCGGCCGTTCTTTTGCAAGGCTGGCAGAAGAACTGGATGTATTGAAAGAAAAAGAAATCCCTCATGAGATCCTTTATCTGGATGCAGGCGATGATGTGCTGGTCAAACGTTATAAGGAAACCAGAAGAAGTCATCCGCTGGCAAAGGATGGACGTCTGGACAAGGGGATTGCGGCAGAGCGAAAAGAACTGGAATTTCTGAAAATGCGGGCAACCTATATCATTGATACCAGTAACCTGCTGACCAGAGAACTGAATCAGGAAATTCGCAAGATTTTTGTGGAAGGGAAGGAGTATAAGAATCTTTATGTGACCATTCTGTCCTTTGGATTCAAATATGGGATTCCGTCTGATGCGGATCTGGTGTTCGATGTCAGATTTTTGCCGAACCCTTATTATATAGAAGAATTAAAAGAAAAGACGGGGCAGGATAAGGTGGTACAGCAGTATGTGATGGACAATGATAAGGCTCCGGTTTTTTTGGAAAAGGTGACGGAGCTGCTGGAGTTCCTACTGCCGAATTATATTCTGGAAGGAAAGAATCAACTGGTGATCGCGGTCGGTTGTACGGGCGGCAAACACCGTTCTGTGACTCTGGCAAATGCAATCTATGAGAAAATGAAGGAAAAAGAGGATTACGGATTCCGGATCGAGCATCGCGATATCACAAAAGACAGTATCACGAAAGCAAAGTAA